A region of Solanum dulcamara chromosome 7, daSolDulc1.2, whole genome shotgun sequence DNA encodes the following proteins:
- the LOC129894119 gene encoding zinc finger CCCH domain-containing protein 48 → MEMDGSKRVFQRLGPSQGDSSNNKQQKVCFHWRAGRCNRFPCPFLHRELPGPPQQQQHAAGNGMSSSKRPHGFSDDNRGAGMRRNPNFNNTWGRTAAGGGAVVRKTEKVCNYWVKGNCTYGNTCRYLHSWTTGDCFTLLTQLEGHQKVVTGIALPSGSDKLYSGSKDKSVRVWDCQSGQCAGVVNFDGEVGSMLSEGPWIFVGLTNLVKAWNTQTGTDLSLNGPVGQVYALVVGNDMLLAGTEDGILAWKYNGSTNNFDPVKALTGHTHHVVSLVVGANRLYSGSMDNSIRVWNLETLECLQILTDHTSVVMSVLCWDQFLLSCSLDKTIKIWAANESGNLEVTYTHQVDRGLLALCGMHDSEAKPVLLCSCNDNTILVYDLPSFSERGKIFSKESVRRIEIGPAGLFFTGDESGQVRVWKWLTESSSTS, encoded by the exons ATGGAAATGGATGGAAGTAAGCGTGTGTTCCAGCGGTTGGGTCCTTCACAAGGAGACAGCAGTAATAATAAACAGCAAAAAGTTTGTTTTCATTGGAGGGCTGGAAGATGTAACAGATTTCCATGTCCGTTCTTACATAGAGAATTACCGGGACCGCCACAGCAGCAACAGCATGCGGCAGGGAATGGGATGTCGTCATCGAAGCGGCCTCATGGGTTTTCTGATGACAATAGAGGTGCGGGAATGCGGAGGAATCCAAATTTCAACAATACATGGGGGAGAACTGCTGCTGGGGGAGGTGCAGTTGTGAGGAAGACAGAGAAAGTTTGTAATTATTGGGTTAAAGGGAATTGTACATATGGAAACACCTGTAGGTATTTGCATTCATGGACTACTGGGGACTGCTTTACATTGTTGACTCAACTTGAAGGGCACCAAAAG GTAGTTACAGGGATTGCTTTGCCATCAGGCTCGGATAAGCTTTATTCAGGGAGTAAGGACAAGTCAGTACGAGTGTGGGATTGCCAGTCTGGGCAG TGTGCAGGGGTTGTCAATTTTGATGGTGAAGTAGGTTCTATGCTGAGTGAAGGACCATGGATTTTTGTTGGTTTAACTAATCTTGTCAAG GCATGGAATACTCAAACAGGAACTGACCTTAGTCTAAATGGACCAGTTGGACAAGTCTATGCTCTTGTTGTTGGCAATGATATGCTCCTTGCTGGTACGGAG GATGGGATATTGGCATGGAAATATAATGGGAGCACCAACAACTTTGATCCAGTCAAAGCATTGACAGGACACACCCATCATGTGGTATCACTGGTCGTTGGAGCTAATAGACTATATTCTGGTTCCATGGACAATTCAATAAGA GTATGGAACCTTGAAACATTGGAGTGCTTACAGATTTTGACAGATCATACAAGTGTTGTTATGTCTGTTCTATGCTGGGATCAGTTTCTTTTATCATGTTCACTGGACAAAACAATAAAG ATTTGGGCTGCTAACGAGAGTGGGAACTTGGAGGTTACATATACTCATCAAGTGGACCGT GGTTTGCTTGCTCTGTGTGGCATGCACGATTCAGAAGCAAAGCCTGTATTGCTCTGCTCTTGCAACGACAACACCATTCTCGTCTATGATTTGCCATC CTTTTCCGAGAGGGGGAAGATATTCTCTAAGGAGAGTGTCCGTCGAATTGAGATCGGTCCTGCTGGTCTATTTTTTACTGGTGATGAATCAGGTCAAGTTAGAGTGTGGAAGTGGTTAACGGAATCCAGCAGTACATCTTGA